Part of the Roseomonas sp. OT10 genome, AATCTTGCCAGCCTCCCGCACTCTTCGCTTCAGCAGCTTCAACAGTCGGTTCAGCGGACGCAACAGCTTCTGAGCGAGGCGCAGGGGATAGCCCTTAACGTCCAACAGATCGACCGAGCATTCCAGACCACCTATGGCAATGCCTCGATGTCCGCCTCGGATCAGGCGCTCGTCACACAGGCGCGGGAGCGCTGGCAGAACACTGTCGGTGGTCTGCAGGACGCTATGCGAGTCCAGGCGGCTGTTGTCGGCAACATCGACACCAACCGTACGGAGATGTCAGCGCTTATCGGCCAAAGCCAGGGCGCGACGGGGGCGTTGCAGGCGACGCAGGCCGGCAATCAACTGCTCGCACTGCAGGCCCAACAGCTCGCCGACCTCACCGCCGTCGTCGCCGCTAACGGGCGCGCTCAGAGCCTATCCGAAGCCGAGCGCGCCGCAGCGGCGGAACAGGGTCGTGAGCAGCGCCGTCGCTTTCTCACGCCCGGCAGCGGCTACCAGCCGGGCAATGCGCGCATGTTCCCGAACGGCAATTGAGGGGACCGACCGTGGACGGCAAATTGGTCGCTCGGATGGGCGCGGTGATTTTCGTCGCGGTTGCGGTCACCGCGACCGCGATCGAGATGTCCCGGAAAGAGGAAGTGCCTGAGGCTTGGTCGTCCGGACGAACGCCTCAAGAAACTGCGGATCCCCTGCGCGACGCGCTCATCCGCTGCCAGGCACTCGGCGAAGAAGGTCCGCGAGACCCCGCCTGCCGCCGGGCGTGGGCCGAGAACCGACACCGCTTTCTCGCGCCCGGTTCTCGTCCCGTCGAGCGCTTGCCGGACGTAGCATCACCCATCGGTGACGTCTTCAGCCCTCAACCACGAGGGACAGACGCGCAAGATCACGCGCCGACCGCGCCGAGCACGCCACAGATCAACGAAGCGCGATAGCATCATGGGCAACACCGGGGTCATCGACCACTTCCTCGAGGTCTTCACTCGCTACATCGACAGCGGGTTCGGCCTGCTTAGCGGAGAGGTCGCCTTCATCGCCACGACCCTGATCGTCATCGACGTGACGCTCGCTGCACTGTTCTGGAGCTGGGGCGCCGACGACGACATCATGGCGCGGCTGGTGAAGAAAACGCTCTTCGTCGGCGTCTTCGCCTACATCATCGGCAACTGGAACAACCTCGCACGTATCGTCTTCGAGAGCTTCGCCGGTCTCGGGCTGAAGGCGAGTGGCACCGGATTTTCAACTGCGGACCTCATGCGCCCGGGAAGAGTCGCGCAGACCGGCCTAGACGCCGGTCGACCATTGCTCGACTCCATCTCCAGCCTGATGGGCTACTGGTCGTTCTTCGAGAACTTCATCCAGATTGCCTGCATGTTTCTTGCCTGGGCGCTGGTCCTGCTCGCCTTCTTCATTCTCGCCATCCAGCTGTTCGTCACCCTCATTGAATTCAAGCTGACGACGCTCGCCGGCTTCGTCCTGATCCCGTTCGGCCTGTTCGGCAAATCCGCGTTTATGGCCGAGCGCGTGCTCGGCAACGTCATCTCCTCCGGCATCAAGGTTCTGGTCCTCGCGGTCATCATCGGCATCGGGTCAACGCTCTTCTCAGAGTTCACTTCCGGTTTTGGCGGGCAGAATCCGTCGATCGACGAAGCCATGGCGATCGTGCTGGCCGCGTTGTCACTTCTCGGCCTCGGCATTTTTGGTCCCGGAATCGCCACCGGGCTCGTTTCTGGCGGCCCGCAGCTCAGTGCAGGCGCGGCGATAGGAACCGGCCTCGCAGCGGGCGGCGTGGTCGCTCTTGGCGCCGGCGCCGTCGGTGCAGCAGCCTCCGGCGGCGCGGCCTTGGCAGGCGGTGCGGCAGCCGCAGCTCGTGGTGGCGCCGCCATCGCGGGTGGAGCGTCCACAGCCTACAGCCTTGGCGCAGCCGGACAGTCCGGCGCGGCCGGGGTGGCCTCCGGCCTCGGAGGCGTTGCGCGTGCAGGCGGCAGCGCGGCTGTCTCACCTCTGCGCCGTGCCGCATCGCGCGCTGCCGACACAATGAGGTCAAGCTTCAACGCAGGCGGCAAAGCGGCGTTCGAAGCGACAGGCGGAACGTCCACCATGGGCTCGATAGGGGGTGATGCCGCCAGCGATGGCGCGGCGCCTGCGAGCGCTGGCGGGCCGCCGGCTTGGGCGCAGAGAATGCGCCGGTCCCAGCAAATGACTCACGCCGCCCAGGCCACGGCTCATGCCGTCCGCTCTGGCGACGCCCATGGCGGCGGTTCCTCGGTAAATCTGACTCAAGGCGACCGCTAATGTTCAAACGACCATCCACTCACTACGGCAAGGCACCCGAGCCGGAGACGCCGTATCAACGTGCTGCCCAAGTCTGGGACGATCGGATCGGGGCCTCCAGGATCCAGGCGAAAAACTGGCGGCTGATGGCTTTCGGCTCGCTGATCCTTACGGCGGGGTTCGCCACCGCCCTCGTCGTGCAATCAGCTCGCGGGACCGTCGTGCCGTGGGTCGTGCAGGTCGATCGACTGGGTCAGTCCCAGGCGGTCGCACCCGCCGAGGCCGACTTCCGGCCCACCGATCCACAAATCGCCTTTCATCTCGCGCGCTTCATCGAACAGGTTCGCAGCATCCCGGCGGACGCGATCATCGTGCGCCAGAACTGGCTACGGGCGTACGACTTCACCACTGATCGCGGCGCCATGGCGCTCAACGACTATGCTCGCTCGAACGACCCGTTCACGCGGGTCGGCCGACAGCAGGTTGCTGTCGATGTCTCAAGCGTCATCCGCGCCTCGCCCGACAGCTTCCGCGTCGCCTGGGTCGAGCGCCGCTATGAGAACGGCCAGCTCGCCGAGACCACGCGCTGGACCGCGATCCTGACGATCGTCGTGCAGGTCCCCCGCAACGCCGATCGGCTGAGGGCAAACCCGCTCGGCATCTATGTCAACGCCATCAATTGGTCACGGGAGCTTGGGCAATGAAGCCGTCTTTCCGTAAAGCCGGAAACCCGGCTTCACACGCACTTGTAAACCCGGCTCTCCGCAGAGCCGCAATCCCGATGGTCCTGCTGGCGACAACTGCGCTCGCGGGCTGCGCCACCACGAACCCACCGCCCGAGATCTCCTACGACAACGCGGCTCCCGCCGTGCAGACCGTCGATCCGCCAGCGCCTGTCACCGTGGTCGAACTGCCGCGGCCGCTGCCGCTACCCGGCCAGTTGCAGCGTGTGCCGGAGACGCGACGCGCGCCCGAGCCCGCCAACCCAACGGCGCGCGTCAACCAGGCTAATGAGGCGGCCCGCGTCCAGCCGGTGCGCGACGGCTTCATCAACTCCATGCAGGTCTATCCCTGGACGCAAGGCGCGCTCTATCAGGTATATACCGCTGTCGGTCAGATCACCGACATTGCGCTTCAGCCCGGCGAACAGCTCGTCGGCGCAGGCCCTGTTGCGGCCGGGGACACGGTGCGCTGGATCATCGGCGACACCGAGAGCGGATCGGGCGCGACGCGCCAGATCCACATCCTCGTGAAGCCCACACGGGCCGACCTGATGACGAACCTGGTCATCAACACCAACATGCGCACCTATCACATGGAGTTGCGGTCGACAGAGCGAACCTACATGGCTTCAGTGTCCTGGCAGTATCCGCAGGATCAACTCATCGCGCTGCGCCGGCAGAATGCCGACGCGCAGGCCGCTCAACCGGTTGCGAGCGGTGTCGATCTCGCGAACGTCAATTTCCGCTATGCCATCGAGGGTGACCGCGCTCCTTGGCGCCCACTGCGCGCCTTCGACGACGGTCGCCAGGTCTTCATCGAGTTTCCGCGAGGCATTGGTCAGGGCGAGATGCCGCCGCTGTTCGTCGTCGGGCCCGAGGGCAACACCTCAGAACTGGTGAACTACCGCGTTCGCGGCCACCACATGATCGTCGATCGACTCTTCGCGGCGGCGGAACTGCGGTTCGGTTCCGGTCGCGAGCAGAAGCGCGTCAGGATCGTCCGAACAGACGGGAGGCCCACCTCGTGAGCGCGAACTCGCCCCCAAATGAGGAAGTGCCAGACGATGATGCACAGCCCCTGACCGGTGAGCCGGTCGGGCCAGCGCCGATGCGTCTGCGCGCCGAACCGCCCCGCGTCACTCGACTATCGCGCAAGGTCCTCGCCGGCCTTGGTCTTGTCGCCAGCGTCGGCCTCGGCGGTGCACTGCTCTACGCGCTGCAGACGCGCGACGCCGGTCGGCCCAACGACGAACTCTATTCGACCGAAAATCGCTCGACGGCTGACGGCTTGGCCGGCCTGCCGCGAGATTACAGTGGCGTGCCGCAGCTCGGTCCGCCCCTTCCCGGTGACCTCGGCCGGCCGATCCTCAGCACCCAGGATCGCAGACAGCCCGTGCCCGCACCCGGTATCGCCACGCCCAACCCCGGTATCAGCGCGGAAGAGCAACGCCGCCTTCAGGAAATCGAGACCGCACGCACCAGCCGTCTGTTTTCCGGATCGGAAAGCCGGGGCGCTCCCGCTGCAGCGGGAGCTGCCCCAGCACTCCCGTCCGCCCCGGATTTGGCGAGCCTCGGCCTCGCACCTCCGCCGGCCACCCCCTCCGCACAGGAGCGTCAGAACGCTTTCCTGAACGCAGCGACCGATCGACGGACGGTGTCGCCCGATCGCGTCGTTGCTCCAGCGTCGCCAAATGTCCTTCAGGCCGGCGCAGTTATCGCAGCAGCTCTCATAACCGGCATCCGATCCGACCTTCCGGGCCAGATCACCGCTCAGGTGACCGAAAACATCTACGACAGCCCGACAGGGCGCATTCTGCTCGTGCCACAAGGCACGCGGGTTATCGGCCAGTACGATAACAATGTGCAATTCGGTCAAAGCCGCGTCCTGCTAGTCTGGAATCGACTGATTTTCCCAAATGGCCGTTCAATAGTGCTCGAGCGCCAGCCCGGCGCAGACGTCGAAGGCTATGCCGGCCTGCAGGATGGCGTCGATTACCACTGGTGGGATCTTGCCAAGGCCGCCGGCCTCTCGACTCTTCTCGGAGTCGGCGCCGAGCTCGCCGCCGACAATGACGACCGTCTCATCCAGGCGATCCGGAATGGCGGTCAAGACACGATCAACGATGCCGGTCAGCAGATCGTCAGACGGCAACTCAACGTGGCTCCAACATTGACGATCCGACCGGGATTTCCTGTGCGTGTTGTCGTGACCCGTGATCTCGTACTCGAACCTTATGGGGGCTGATGATGTCGAAGCTCAAGCTGGGGCCGATCGCCGACCAGAAGCCGATCAAGGTTCAGGTAGAGCTGCCGGCGGCTCTCCACCAAGACCTTTCTGATTACGCGGATTTGTTGGGACGCGAACAAGGCCTGCCTGCTGTCGAGCCCGCGCGGTTGATCGTACCGATGCTGCAGCGGTTCATCGCAACCGATCGAGGTTTCTCGAAGGCTAGGCGTACGAAGACCCAGAACGCCTCCGATTAGCTGGCGCTGCTCTGCTTGAAGGCTGGCAGGACATCGAAGCACTTCAGCAGCAGCGGCAGAGCCGGATTGTCGTTATCGCTCGACGAAATCATAGCCGCCGTCGGCGCGCGCGCTGGTGTGAGCGGAACCAATGCAATATCGGGCCGATGCACGACGCTCGTTATCGTCAGCCCGAAGCCTTGCTCGACCATGGTCAGAAGTGTTTCCCTGCTGACCTGCTGGATAGATAGTTGGATCGCCTCTTCGGCAGCGCCCAGCATCCGCCGGAGAATAGCTGCGAGTTCGCGCCCGGCACCATCTGAGCGGACAAGAAAGACTTCGTCGCAAATGTCCTCCCAGGCGAGCCGCGGTCGCGACGCGAGTTGGTGTATGGGTGATAGGGCAACGAAGAGGTCGGGTTCGCACAACCGTCGAATCTGAAACGGAGGTCCCTTCGTTGCGCCCAGGCTGATCGCCGCGTCTAGCAGCCCGCGCTCCACGCCGAGGGTGTTCTGCTCTGACGTGCCTTCTTCGAGCTTCACCTCGATCGTCGGGTATCGCTGTCTAAAGGTCGCCAAGAGGTCGATTATGGGACATGCCGGAAACGCCTCGAGCATCCCGAACCTGACTAGTCCAGTCGTAGGTTTACGGACCGATCGCATCTCAGTGGCGGCCTCGCGAAGATACCTCGCTCCGACCGCAGCTTGCTGCAGAAATCGCTCTCCTTCCGGCGTCAATCCAGCGCCCGATCGCGTGCGTTTGAACAGGGAAACGCCAAGCTGCCGTTCGAGCATCTGAACGCGGCGGCTGACCGTTGATTG contains:
- the trbJ gene encoding P-type conjugative transfer protein TrbJ, which gives rise to MTRLIQTHSRALRVTAALLAVPLALSPVLSTPAAAQWIVYDPTNYAQNVLTAARTLQQVNQQITQLQNEAQMLINQARNLASLPHSSLQQLQQSVQRTQQLLSEAQGIALNVQQIDRAFQTTYGNASMSASDQALVTQARERWQNTVGGLQDAMRVQAAVVGNIDTNRTEMSALIGQSQGATGALQATQAGNQLLALQAQQLADLTAVVAANGRAQSLSEAERAAAAEQGREQRRRFLTPGSGYQPGNARMFPNGN
- the trbL gene encoding P-type conjugative transfer protein TrbL — encoded protein: MGNTGVIDHFLEVFTRYIDSGFGLLSGEVAFIATTLIVIDVTLAALFWSWGADDDIMARLVKKTLFVGVFAYIIGNWNNLARIVFESFAGLGLKASGTGFSTADLMRPGRVAQTGLDAGRPLLDSISSLMGYWSFFENFIQIACMFLAWALVLLAFFILAIQLFVTLIEFKLTTLAGFVLIPFGLFGKSAFMAERVLGNVISSGIKVLVLAVIIGIGSTLFSEFTSGFGGQNPSIDEAMAIVLAALSLLGLGIFGPGIATGLVSGGPQLSAGAAIGTGLAAGGVVALGAGAVGAAASGGAALAGGAAAAARGGAAIAGGASTAYSLGAAGQSGAAGVASGLGGVARAGGSAAVSPLRRAASRAADTMRSSFNAGGKAAFEATGGTSTMGSIGGDAASDGAAPASAGGPPAWAQRMRRSQQMTHAAQATAHAVRSGDAHGGGSSVNLTQGDR
- the trbF gene encoding conjugal transfer protein TrbF; its protein translation is MFKRPSTHYGKAPEPETPYQRAAQVWDDRIGASRIQAKNWRLMAFGSLILTAGFATALVVQSARGTVVPWVVQVDRLGQSQAVAPAEADFRPTDPQIAFHLARFIEQVRSIPADAIIVRQNWLRAYDFTTDRGAMALNDYARSNDPFTRVGRQQVAVDVSSVIRASPDSFRVAWVERRYENGQLAETTRWTAILTIVVQVPRNADRLRANPLGIYVNAINWSRELGQ
- a CDS encoding DUF2274 domain-containing protein; this encodes MMSKLKLGPIADQKPIKVQVELPAALHQDLSDYADLLGREQGLPAVEPARLIVPMLQRFIATDRGFSKARRTKTQNASD
- the trbG gene encoding P-type conjugative transfer protein TrbG, whose amino-acid sequence is MVLLATTALAGCATTNPPPEISYDNAAPAVQTVDPPAPVTVVELPRPLPLPGQLQRVPETRRAPEPANPTARVNQANEAARVQPVRDGFINSMQVYPWTQGALYQVYTAVGQITDIALQPGEQLVGAGPVAAGDTVRWIIGDTESGSGATRQIHILVKPTRADLMTNLVINTNMRTYHMELRSTERTYMASVSWQYPQDQLIALRRQNADAQAAQPVASGVDLANVNFRYAIEGDRAPWRPLRAFDDGRQVFIEFPRGIGQGEMPPLFVVGPEGNTSELVNYRVRGHHMIVDRLFAAAELRFGSGREQKRVRIVRTDGRPTS
- a CDS encoding LysR family transcriptional regulator, producing the protein MPDLTLDLRYLKYAIHVAEAGSFRRAADRLSISQSTVSRRVQMLERQLGVSLFKRTRSGAGLTPEGERFLQQAAVGARYLREAATEMRSVRKPTTGLVRFGMLEAFPACPIIDLLATFRQRYPTIEVKLEEGTSEQNTLGVERGLLDAAISLGATKGPPFQIRRLCEPDLFVALSPIHQLASRPRLAWEDICDEVFLVRSDGAGRELAAILRRMLGAAEEAIQLSIQQVSRETLLTMVEQGFGLTITSVVHRPDIALVPLTPARAPTAAMISSSDNDNPALPLLLKCFDVLPAFKQSSAS
- a CDS encoding TrbI/VirB10 family protein, with the translated sequence MSANSPPNEEVPDDDAQPLTGEPVGPAPMRLRAEPPRVTRLSRKVLAGLGLVASVGLGGALLYALQTRDAGRPNDELYSTENRSTADGLAGLPRDYSGVPQLGPPLPGDLGRPILSTQDRRQPVPAPGIATPNPGISAEEQRRLQEIETARTSRLFSGSESRGAPAAAGAAPALPSAPDLASLGLAPPPATPSAQERQNAFLNAATDRRTVSPDRVVAPASPNVLQAGAVIAAALITGIRSDLPGQITAQVTENIYDSPTGRILLVPQGTRVIGQYDNNVQFGQSRVLLVWNRLIFPNGRSIVLERQPGADVEGYAGLQDGVDYHWWDLAKAAGLSTLLGVGAELAADNDDRLIQAIRNGGQDTINDAGQQIVRRQLNVAPTLTIRPGFPVRVVVTRDLVLEPYGG
- the trbK-alt gene encoding putative entry exclusion protein TrbK-alt, which gives rise to MDGKLVARMGAVIFVAVAVTATAIEMSRKEEVPEAWSSGRTPQETADPLRDALIRCQALGEEGPRDPACRRAWAENRHRFLAPGSRPVERLPDVASPIGDVFSPQPRGTDAQDHAPTAPSTPQINEAR